Proteins encoded within one genomic window of Pseudalkalibacillus sp. SCS-8:
- the menC gene encoding o-succinylbenzoate synthase, whose translation MTLKVEKVIIHTVKLPLREPFKTALSLIEERKLLILEVKFKSGVTGWGECSAFETPWYTEETTDSCYHALLTYLLPALMDHNEVQHPDEAMKLFQPIRGHHMAKSSIETALWDGYAKHLNQPLYHVLGGSKKSIEVGTAVGIQANQEKLIQKIDEAVQHGYKRIKLKVKPGHDIEPVRAVRRAFPDLPLMVDANSSYTLKDLDRLTELDHYNLLMIEQPLGHRDFVDHATLQEKLTTPLCLDESITSFEAAKTAISMNSCRIIAIKHSRVGGLSEAIRIHDYCKDRNVDVWAGGMVESGIGKAHNIALASFDRFVFPGDITASSNFWYEDLITPPIQIEDGKVNISEKAGIGYEINRTVLEKYTINKHEVSQS comes from the coding sequence ATGACGTTGAAGGTTGAGAAAGTCATCATTCATACCGTGAAGCTTCCTTTGAGGGAGCCTTTTAAAACAGCATTAAGCCTCATTGAGGAAAGAAAACTCTTAATCTTGGAAGTGAAATTTAAAAGTGGCGTAACCGGATGGGGGGAGTGTTCAGCGTTTGAAACGCCATGGTATACAGAAGAAACAACTGATTCTTGTTATCATGCCCTTCTTACTTATCTCCTCCCTGCCTTGATGGATCATAACGAAGTTCAACATCCAGATGAAGCAATGAAGCTTTTTCAACCGATTCGAGGTCATCATATGGCGAAATCAAGTATTGAAACGGCACTTTGGGACGGATATGCGAAGCATTTGAATCAGCCTTTGTATCATGTATTAGGTGGCTCGAAAAAAAGTATCGAAGTGGGCACAGCTGTTGGAATACAAGCCAATCAAGAGAAACTAATCCAAAAAATAGACGAAGCTGTTCAACACGGGTACAAACGGATCAAGCTGAAAGTGAAGCCTGGTCATGATATTGAACCCGTTAGGGCTGTTCGTAGAGCTTTTCCAGATCTCCCACTTATGGTTGATGCCAATTCAAGTTATACCCTGAAGGACCTCGACAGGTTAACGGAACTGGATCACTATAATTTATTGATGATTGAACAGCCCCTTGGTCATAGGGATTTTGTCGATCATGCCACTTTGCAGGAAAAGCTAACCACTCCGCTCTGTCTAGATGAGAGCATCACTTCTTTTGAGGCAGCAAAAACAGCGATTTCCATGAATAGCTGCCGAATCATTGCCATAAAGCATAGTCGGGTCGGCGGGTTATCAGAGGCGATAAGGATTCATGATTATTGTAAAGATCGGAACGTTGACGTATGGGCAGGAGGGATGGTCGAGTCTGGTATTGGCAAGGCTCACAACATCGCGCTTGCTTCCTTTGATCGATTTGTTTTTCCTGGCGATATTACCGCTTCCTCAAACTTCTGGTATGAAGATCTTATCACGCCTCCAATACAGATCGAGGACGGTAAAGTCAACATTTCTGAAAAAGCAGGGATCGGATACGAAATCAATCGAACCGTATTGGAAAAATACACGATAAATAAACATGAAGTAAGTCAAAGCTAG
- the menB gene encoding 1,4-dihydroxy-2-naphthoyl-CoA synthase: MATFEWIAERKYDDILYETYNGIAKITINRPEVRNSFRPKTVHELIDAFAYARDDSDIGVIVLAGAGDDAFCAGGDQKVRGHGGYVGDDQIPRLNVLDLQRLIRVIPKPVVAMVSGYAIGGGHVLHVVCDLTIAADNAIFGQTGPKVGSFDAGYGAGYLARIVGHKKAREIWFLCRQYNAEEAKEMGLVNTVVPLEKLEEETVQWCSEMLEKSPTALRFLKASFNADTDGLAGLQQMGGDATLLYYTTDEAKEGRDAFKEKRKPDFKQFPRFP; encoded by the coding sequence ATGGCAACATTTGAATGGATTGCTGAAAGAAAATATGATGATATTCTGTATGAAACATATAATGGGATCGCGAAGATTACGATCAACCGTCCCGAAGTACGGAATTCATTCCGTCCGAAAACTGTTCATGAACTAATTGATGCATTCGCTTATGCACGTGACGATTCCGATATCGGTGTCATCGTATTAGCAGGAGCTGGAGACGATGCATTCTGTGCAGGCGGAGATCAAAAAGTACGTGGACATGGTGGATATGTGGGAGACGACCAAATTCCTCGTTTGAATGTCCTTGACTTACAACGTTTGATCCGTGTTATTCCGAAGCCGGTCGTAGCAATGGTTTCTGGATATGCAATCGGCGGTGGACACGTGCTTCATGTCGTTTGTGACTTGACGATTGCAGCGGACAACGCAATCTTTGGTCAAACAGGGCCGAAAGTCGGAAGCTTTGACGCTGGTTATGGTGCAGGTTACCTTGCACGTATCGTCGGACATAAGAAAGCCCGTGAAATCTGGTTCCTTTGCCGTCAATACAACGCAGAAGAAGCGAAGGAAATGGGACTTGTTAACACAGTCGTTCCATTGGAAAAGCTGGAAGAAGAGACGGTTCAATGGTGCAGTGAAATGCTTGAGAAGTCACCGACTGCCCTTCGTTTCTTGAAAGCCTCTTTCAATGCGGATACAGACGGACTTGCTGGATTGCAGCAAATGGGTGGAGACGCAACATTGCTTTATTACACAACCGATGAAGCGAAGGAAGGACGCGACGCGTTTAAAGAAAAGCGCAAGCCGGACTTTAAGCAATTCCCTCGTTTCCCATGA
- a CDS encoding EAL domain-containing protein, with amino-acid sequence MFNRIQEEHLRAIFNGFMDMVFLMAVDEGPTFRYVTANESALKYSGVDERSFGKSMQDVLPDEVFESIQKAYEIAYFTKKPYHYERTTMVMGQSMVGETILTPILDASGNCTHILASVRDITNKKRIESELQSSKERYKYLYENTPVMYFTLNQKGMLLSFNQTGASRLGFCNQELIGKPFVDFVDPRDRSKFRQFIRHLQPGNDKSIEVRLLHKDHPSFWVSQRMNIVSPKDGESEIVCVSYEIQDQKETEAQLKGQKRIFELIATDTMLEEILEVTAKTLEGHIDDTLCTVHLYSKEKETLQLVASPSIKEEHTSQLSEMLIGDDVSGCGRAASLKRPVIVSDIEDDPLSLHLHQFFLDYSIRAYWVMPILSSDQELLGISTIYSLKNRLPSRNDERLIKMYADLALLAIEQKHTKQALKESELRLKLMTDNMSDLIVLFDRKGSVNYVSPAYKRVFGRTPNFTKSFLDHIHEDDQEIVKKTFARIFNVKERQDVECRYRHERGEYVVIEARAMPVLDENEEVKQVVVVARDITERKKTEETIKHMAYHDSLTHLPNRRKFQEDLDQVIIQSRISKQIAGVLFLDMDRFKVINDSMGHAFGDRVLSLVATRLKSFIDGKGKVYRMSGDEFTILIQNVVHISDLSELAKEVLKTFESPIVVEDHEFHLSFSIGISLYPDDGGDVESLLVHSDVAMYRAKEKGRNSYEFYQPSMSTNNYERLLLENDLHKAIENDELLLHYQPRLDVETNAIIGLEALVRWEHPQWGLIPPGEFIPLAEESGLIVQIDNWVLETACRQNKLWQEKGYPPVRMAVNFSARQFLQRNLPASIQKVLDAYGMDGKWLEIEITESTLMKYEESIVQSLEELEQMGITIAIDDFGTGYSSLNYLKKFHVHALKIDQSFIKGIGNSSDEAAIARAVISLGHSMKMRVVAEGVETAEQFSFLRSQHCNEVQGFHFYPPLDRVKLDAVLQEHRALPM; translated from the coding sequence ATGTTTAATCGAATTCAAGAAGAACATCTACGGGCAATATTCAATGGATTTATGGATATGGTCTTTCTGATGGCAGTGGATGAGGGGCCGACATTCCGATATGTTACGGCGAACGAATCCGCCTTAAAATATTCAGGGGTTGATGAAAGGTCATTCGGGAAAAGCATGCAGGATGTTTTACCGGACGAGGTATTCGAGAGTATTCAGAAAGCCTATGAAATAGCCTATTTCACAAAGAAACCGTATCACTATGAACGAACGACGATGGTGATGGGACAATCGATGGTCGGAGAAACGATATTGACCCCGATTTTGGATGCTAGTGGAAACTGTACGCATATTCTAGCTTCTGTACGTGATATTACGAATAAGAAAAGAATTGAAAGTGAGCTTCAATCTAGTAAAGAACGTTACAAATATCTATATGAGAACACACCGGTCATGTATTTCACTTTGAACCAAAAAGGGATGTTGCTGTCCTTCAATCAGACGGGGGCATCTCGACTCGGCTTCTGTAACCAAGAATTAATCGGAAAACCATTTGTTGATTTCGTGGATCCGCGTGACAGGAGCAAGTTCCGTCAATTCATACGTCACCTGCAGCCTGGCAACGACAAGAGTATTGAAGTCAGACTTTTACATAAGGACCACCCATCATTTTGGGTTTCACAACGGATGAACATCGTCTCTCCGAAGGATGGCGAATCGGAGATCGTTTGTGTCAGCTATGAGATTCAAGATCAAAAGGAAACCGAGGCACAACTGAAGGGACAAAAGCGGATTTTCGAACTGATTGCAACGGATACGATGCTTGAAGAAATTTTAGAGGTTACCGCGAAAACGCTGGAGGGGCATATCGACGACACCCTATGTACTGTCCATCTTTACTCGAAAGAAAAAGAAACGCTCCAGCTTGTTGCATCACCTTCCATTAAAGAAGAACATACCTCACAGCTTTCGGAGATGCTGATCGGTGACGATGTTAGCGGCTGTGGAAGAGCTGCTTCGCTTAAACGCCCAGTCATCGTTTCTGATATTGAAGATGACCCCTTGAGTCTTCACCTTCATCAATTCTTTTTAGATTATTCCATACGGGCTTACTGGGTCATGCCAATCTTATCAAGTGATCAGGAATTGCTGGGAATATCGACCATATACAGCTTGAAGAATCGGTTGCCGAGTCGAAATGACGAACGTCTGATCAAAATGTATGCCGACTTGGCTTTACTCGCCATCGAACAAAAACATACGAAACAGGCCTTGAAAGAAAGTGAATTAAGGCTCAAACTCATGACGGATAATATGTCAGATCTAATCGTCCTTTTTGATCGAAAGGGAAGTGTAAATTATGTCTCGCCTGCGTACAAGAGGGTATTTGGAAGAACGCCAAATTTCACGAAATCCTTCCTTGACCATATTCACGAAGATGACCAGGAGATTGTCAAAAAGACATTCGCAAGGATCTTCAATGTAAAGGAAAGGCAGGATGTCGAATGCCGCTATCGACATGAACGAGGGGAATATGTCGTAATTGAGGCACGTGCAATGCCGGTTCTAGATGAAAATGAGGAAGTTAAACAAGTGGTGGTCGTCGCCCGGGACATCACAGAACGCAAAAAAACGGAAGAAACGATCAAGCATATGGCTTACCATGATTCGTTGACACATCTTCCAAATCGGCGGAAGTTTCAGGAGGACCTGGATCAGGTTATCATCCAAAGCAGAATCAGTAAACAAATAGCTGGTGTGCTCTTTCTCGATATGGATCGCTTCAAGGTCATAAATGATTCCATGGGCCATGCTTTTGGAGACCGTGTTCTTTCCTTAGTTGCCACGAGATTGAAATCCTTCATCGATGGGAAGGGCAAGGTATATCGGATGAGCGGTGATGAATTTACGATTCTGATTCAGAACGTCGTTCATATATCCGATCTATCAGAGCTTGCAAAGGAGGTACTCAAGACCTTTGAGAGTCCAATCGTGGTCGAGGATCATGAATTCCACCTTTCTTTCAGTATTGGTATATCCCTTTATCCGGATGATGGTGGGGATGTAGAATCATTGCTTGTTCATTCAGATGTGGCAATGTATCGAGCGAAAGAGAAGGGAAGGAATTCCTATGAATTCTATCAGCCTTCCATGAGTACGAATAATTATGAGCGGCTCCTCTTGGAAAATGATCTACACAAAGCAATTGAAAACGATGAACTGCTCCTGCATTATCAACCCCGTCTGGATGTAGAGACGAATGCAATTATCGGACTGGAAGCGCTAGTGAGATGGGAGCATCCCCAATGGGGGTTGATTCCCCCGGGAGAATTTATCCCTCTAGCTGAAGAATCAGGATTAATTGTTCAAATTGATAATTGGGTTTTGGAAACGGCATGTAGACAGAACAAGCTTTGGCAAGAAAAAGGATACCCGCCGGTCCGTATGGCGGTCAACTTTTCAGCGAGGCAATTCCTCCAAAGGAACTTACCAGCCTCGATCCAGAAAGTCCTTGATGCTTATGGAATGGATGGCAAATGGCTGGAGATTGAAATTACAGAAAGCACGTTGATGAAGTATGAAGAAAGCATCGTTCAAAGCCTGGAAGAGCTCGAACAGATGGGAATCACAATTGCGATCGATGATTTCGGCACAGGATATTCTTCCTTGAACTATTTGAAGAAATTCCACGTGCATGCATTGAAAATCGATCAGTCCTTCATCAAAGGGATTGGAAACAGCTCAGATGAAGCTGCCATTGCTAGAGCAGTCATTTCTCTTGGTCATAGTATGAAAATGCGTGTTGTAGCAGAGGGTGTCGAGACAGCTGAACAATTCTCATTCCTGAGAAGCCAGCACTGCAACGAGGTACAAGGCTTTCACTTCTATCCACCACTGGATAGGGTGAAACTGGATGCCGTCCTTCAAGAACATCGGGCTTTACCGATGTAA
- the menH gene encoding 2-succinyl-6-hydroxy-2,4-cyclohexadiene-1-carboxylate synthase translates to MRINVNNVQYHVEVEGEGEPVLLLHGFTGSREDWRSFVHVWKKEFKLITIDLPGHGKTDSPEDVKKYATKETVEALEKILDELKIESAFVLGYSLGGRVALSFAMTFPERVKRLILESSSPGLQTIQERLERKQKDDQLAEWILQEGVETFVNYWETIPLFHSQLRYMSNEERTRLRKRRLTNTEVGLANSLRGIGTGVQPSWWNQLDSLVIPTTLLVGALDSKFVRIAKEMLQLLPDGELIIIEDAGHAIHLEQPEEFSKKVQMILHNRKDEGNGNI, encoded by the coding sequence ATGCGGATTAACGTCAATAATGTCCAATATCATGTTGAGGTTGAAGGGGAAGGTGAACCGGTTCTTCTCCTTCATGGCTTTACTGGCTCTAGAGAGGATTGGCGCTCATTCGTTCACGTATGGAAAAAAGAGTTCAAACTCATAACAATCGATTTGCCTGGACATGGCAAAACGGATTCTCCTGAAGATGTCAAAAAGTACGCAACAAAAGAGACTGTAGAGGCACTGGAAAAAATTCTTGATGAGCTGAAGATTGAAAGCGCGTTCGTTTTAGGGTATTCTCTAGGTGGTAGAGTTGCATTATCTTTTGCAATGACATTTCCTGAACGGGTAAAAAGATTGATTCTTGAAAGCAGCTCGCCAGGGTTGCAGACCATACAGGAACGTCTGGAGCGTAAACAAAAAGACGATCAATTGGCAGAGTGGATTCTGCAAGAAGGAGTGGAGACTTTCGTTAATTACTGGGAGACCATTCCATTGTTTCACAGCCAGTTGAGGTATATGTCTAACGAAGAGCGCACCCGTTTACGGAAAAGACGATTGACGAATACGGAAGTCGGTTTAGCTAACAGTCTGCGTGGAATTGGGACAGGCGTCCAACCGTCCTGGTGGAATCAGTTGGACAGTTTGGTCATTCCCACGACATTACTTGTTGGTGCACTGGATTCTAAATTTGTCAGGATTGCAAAAGAGATGCTTCAATTGCTTCCGGATGGTGAACTGATCATCATCGAGGATGCAGGGCATGCTATACACCTTGAGCAGCCAGAAGAATTTTCAAAAAAGGTACAAATGATTTTACATAACAGAAAGGATGAAGGAAATGGCAACATTTGA
- the menD gene encoding 2-succinyl-5-enolpyruvyl-6-hydroxy-3-cyclohexene-1-carboxylic-acid synthase yields the protein MTVDPLTAYVGAFVDELNNADIEDVVISPGSRSTPLAMMFAQHPQIKVWLSVDERSAAFFALGIAKSKEKPVALVCTSGTAAANYYPAIIEASISHIPLIILTADRPHELRDVGAPQSIDQIGMYGKYVKWFHEMALPEMEEGMLRYVRSNAGRACAIANHGKKGPVHLNLPFREPLVPEYRSSEAFQYGKLEQKAYRSFEAGSRNLTERQYGELANILKGVEKGLIVCGPGQYRHAVQAITELAEALDFPILADPLSPLRTGEHSKELVIDNYDALLKSEVINNEKPDVIIRFGAMPVSKAFYKYVQKHKDADYWIIEEGEEWRDPAHSSGRMIYADTQQFAEALGHAIESTDTPTEWTRHWRRANAIAGDEKHAFVTSDAFFEGKIFSRLEQLIPDGTTLFVGNSMPIRDLDSFFSTTQKEIQLSANRGANGIDGVISTALGVAATGQKTVLVIGDLSFYHDMNGLLASKMHELDLTVVLVNNNGGGIFSFLPQYEHPDHFEQLFGTPIDISFEQSTNLYDGHYHLVKSWNDFDYAFMESINGKGLHVLEIQTNRDENVRLHREYWDQVDSALRDRLGSPHAD from the coding sequence ATGACTGTAGATCCATTGACAGCTTATGTCGGAGCTTTCGTAGATGAATTGAATAATGCGGATATCGAGGACGTCGTCATCAGTCCGGGGTCAAGGTCGACACCTCTCGCCATGATGTTTGCCCAGCATCCGCAAATAAAAGTTTGGCTGAGCGTTGACGAACGGTCGGCAGCTTTCTTTGCACTTGGAATCGCCAAATCGAAAGAAAAGCCGGTGGCTCTCGTATGTACGTCCGGAACGGCTGCCGCCAATTATTATCCAGCTATCATTGAAGCATCGATTTCCCATATTCCGCTCATAATTTTGACAGCGGACCGCCCTCATGAACTGAGGGATGTGGGAGCACCCCAGTCGATTGATCAAATCGGGATGTACGGGAAGTATGTAAAATGGTTTCATGAGATGGCTCTTCCAGAGATGGAGGAAGGGATGCTCCGGTATGTCAGATCGAATGCAGGTAGAGCCTGTGCTATTGCCAATCACGGTAAAAAGGGACCAGTGCATTTGAATTTACCGTTCAGAGAACCTCTTGTCCCTGAATATCGTTCCTCCGAAGCCTTCCAATATGGAAAGCTTGAGCAGAAGGCCTACCGCTCTTTTGAAGCTGGGTCACGGAATCTTACTGAAAGGCAATATGGAGAGCTGGCGAACATTCTGAAGGGTGTAGAAAAAGGCTTGATTGTCTGTGGTCCAGGACAATATCGTCATGCTGTCCAGGCGATTACTGAATTGGCTGAAGCATTGGATTTTCCGATTCTTGCTGACCCCCTCTCACCGTTACGCACCGGTGAGCATTCAAAGGAGCTAGTCATCGACAATTATGATGCTCTTTTAAAAAGTGAGGTCATCAACAACGAGAAGCCCGATGTGATCATTCGATTCGGGGCAATGCCTGTTTCAAAGGCTTTTTATAAATATGTACAAAAGCATAAAGATGCCGATTACTGGATTATTGAAGAAGGTGAAGAGTGGCGTGATCCTGCCCATTCTTCCGGAAGGATGATCTACGCTGATACTCAACAGTTTGCCGAAGCTTTAGGACACGCCATTGAAAGTACGGATACACCTACCGAGTGGACGCGTCATTGGCGAAGAGCGAATGCGATTGCAGGCGATGAAAAGCATGCTTTTGTAACTTCCGACGCCTTTTTTGAAGGGAAGATCTTTTCCCGATTAGAGCAGTTGATCCCAGATGGGACGACTCTTTTCGTCGGAAATAGCATGCCGATTCGCGATTTGGATTCCTTTTTCAGTACGACTCAAAAAGAAATTCAACTATCCGCTAATCGAGGGGCAAATGGAATTGATGGGGTGATTTCTACTGCACTGGGAGTAGCAGCAACAGGCCAGAAAACCGTACTCGTGATTGGTGATCTTTCCTTTTATCATGATATGAACGGTTTGCTCGCCTCAAAAATGCATGAACTCGATCTAACAGTGGTACTCGTAAATAACAATGGCGGGGGCATCTTCTCATTTCTACCACAGTACGAACACCCTGATCATTTTGAACAGCTTTTCGGCACACCCATCGACATTTCATTTGAGCAATCGACGAATCTCTATGATGGACACTATCATCTGGTAAAATCCTGGAACGATTTCGATTACGCTTTTATGGAGAGCATCAATGGAAAAGGCCTGCATGTGCTCGAAATCCAGACGAACCGAGATGAGAATGTTCGTCTCCATCGTGAGTATTGGGACCAGGTTGATTCAGCTTTAAGAGATAGGTTGGGATCACCCCATGCGGATTAA
- a CDS encoding o-succinylbenzoate--CoA ligase — MEMKNWLQQRAYITPERLALTFEEHTWTYEQLNREAERMARKLTTLGIESGDHVGFLMENHPQTVFLIHALHYLKVVIVPLNKRLSPSELDYQLEDADVDWLIVDTQHESKAEDLTFNSVITMTKLSKQEQVDMKFDGSTINLEDLHTIIFTSGTTGHPKGVQLTYGNHWWSATGSALNLGIHEEDRWLCAVPLFHVSGLSILMRSVIYGMTMVLHQQFEADRFIRSVHEDKVSIASVVSVMLSNILDSDEFESFPATFRCMLLGGGPAPYPLLKRCEKTGIPVFQTYGLSESASQIVTLSPEDSMRKLGSAGKPLFPSQIKIKSSEADSPSPAGEILIKGPNVTQGYYKKEKENAEKIKDGWLATGDVGYLDEEGFLYVLDRRKDMFISGGENVYPAEIEACLLGHEAVSEAGVIGIAHEKWGKVPAAFVVIKKGKSVTEDDLIAYCTTRLAGYKVPKKVSFIDDLPRNASNKLLRRELYRYLEDGDDVEG; from the coding sequence ATGGAAATGAAAAATTGGCTTCAGCAAAGAGCGTATATAACACCGGAACGCCTTGCGCTGACGTTTGAAGAGCATACATGGACCTATGAACAGTTGAATAGGGAAGCGGAACGAATGGCACGGAAGTTGACGACGCTGGGGATTGAAAGTGGTGACCATGTTGGTTTTCTTATGGAAAACCATCCTCAGACGGTCTTTCTTATCCATGCCCTACATTACTTGAAGGTTGTTATTGTCCCACTCAACAAACGCTTATCTCCATCAGAGCTGGATTATCAGCTTGAAGATGCCGATGTGGATTGGTTGATTGTGGATACGCAACATGAATCAAAAGCAGAAGACTTAACCTTCAACTCAGTAATTACCATGACCAAATTGAGTAAACAAGAACAAGTAGATATGAAATTTGATGGAAGCACAATTAACTTAGAGGATCTCCATACGATCATTTTTACATCTGGCACAACGGGTCATCCGAAAGGTGTCCAGCTTACATACGGAAATCACTGGTGGAGCGCAACGGGATCAGCACTCAATTTAGGTATTCATGAAGAAGATCGGTGGCTGTGTGCGGTACCCCTATTCCATGTCAGCGGTCTATCCATCTTAATGCGGAGTGTCATTTACGGCATGACAATGGTTCTTCATCAGCAATTTGAAGCAGATCGTTTCATCCGGTCGGTACATGAAGATAAGGTCAGCATTGCATCGGTTGTCAGTGTCATGCTATCAAATATCCTTGACTCAGATGAATTTGAGTCGTTTCCTGCTACCTTCCGTTGTATGCTTCTAGGTGGCGGTCCTGCACCTTACCCGCTTCTGAAGCGATGCGAAAAAACAGGCATACCTGTTTTTCAAACATATGGTTTAAGTGAGTCCGCTTCTCAAATCGTGACCCTCTCGCCTGAAGATAGCATGAGGAAATTAGGTTCTGCAGGGAAGCCGCTTTTCCCATCACAAATTAAAATCAAATCATCGGAGGCTGACAGTCCTAGTCCAGCAGGAGAAATTCTGATCAAAGGCCCGAACGTGACTCAAGGCTATTATAAAAAGGAAAAAGAAAACGCCGAAAAAATCAAAGATGGCTGGCTCGCAACCGGAGATGTCGGTTATTTGGATGAAGAAGGATTCCTTTATGTATTAGATCGTAGAAAAGATATGTTCATCTCGGGAGGAGAGAACGTCTATCCGGCCGAAATCGAAGCATGTCTCCTCGGTCATGAAGCAGTTTCCGAGGCCGGTGTCATTGGGATTGCTCATGAAAAATGGGGGAAGGTCCCAGCAGCCTTTGTTGTCATCAAAAAAGGAAAATCTGTCACTGAAGATGATTTGATCGCATATTGCACGACAAGATTAGCGGGATATAAAGTTCCAAAGAAGGTTTCGTTTATCGACGATCTACCCCGGAACGCTTCCAATAAGCTGTTACGCAGGGAGTTATATCGGTATTTAGAGGATGGTGATGACGTTGAAGGTTGA
- a CDS encoding superoxide dismutase family protein yields MYRWKRSSIALLFAASTLTACGYQNEPTADRSVEAEPVQASRSVNKSYKTVEMYNQKEEKIGEAQISETPKGVMIQLKVSNLSPGVHGYHIHETGKCDAPDFKSAGEHYNPVSKEHGFHNPKGYHAGDLPNLEVDEDGMVAKTTYTKHVTLQKGAANTLLDEDGSALVIHAKADDYKTNPSGDSGERIACGVIK; encoded by the coding sequence ATGTATAGATGGAAAAGAAGCAGCATTGCATTATTGTTCGCAGCCTCCACCTTGACTGCATGCGGCTATCAGAACGAGCCGACTGCGGACAGGTCTGTGGAAGCTGAACCCGTACAAGCAAGTCGGTCAGTCAACAAAAGCTATAAAACTGTAGAAATGTATAATCAGAAGGAAGAAAAGATCGGGGAAGCTCAAATTTCTGAAACACCAAAAGGCGTCATGATTCAGTTGAAGGTGTCCAACCTTTCCCCTGGCGTGCATGGATACCATATCCATGAAACAGGAAAATGTGATGCCCCTGATTTCAAATCAGCGGGTGAGCATTATAACCCTGTCAGTAAAGAACACGGGTTTCACAATCCAAAAGGGTATCATGCTGGTGATCTTCCCAACCTTGAGGTTGATGAAGACGGAATGGTCGCTAAAACAACCTACACCAAGCACGTGACGTTACAAAAAGGAGCAGCGAATACCCTTCTTGATGAAGATGGTAGCGCTCTAGTCATCCATGCAAAAGCCGATGATTATAAGACCAATCCTTCAGGAGATTCAGGTGAGCGTATCGCCTGTGGTGTAATCAAGTAA
- a CDS encoding GDSL-type esterase/lipase family protein: protein MLLLQKIIKYTSRILLIVVSIIGINMVDDLDSQTTVAEDDDAIRVVAIGDSLTYGSGDPKRVGYIGRVHKQMMNTVGNHVVLDRYGVRGFRTDQIMIHIQDIEAKQKISQANYLFVFIGTNDFIQAARRDLNSINAQEMEEKRALFKENLTQLIAQIRTDNQFAPMILIGMFDPYTNLINHDELHGILENWNSVTKGMVHEFPNTYYVSTIDLFLNKDRDRYFKDVIHPNPRGYELISQRVMQDMKRYGLIN, encoded by the coding sequence ATGTTGTTGTTACAGAAAATCATCAAATATACATCCAGAATATTATTGATTGTGGTTTCGATCATCGGCATCAATATGGTTGATGATCTTGATTCCCAAACAACTGTGGCAGAAGATGATGATGCAATAAGAGTTGTCGCAATTGGAGATTCGTTGACATATGGAAGTGGGGACCCTAAGCGTGTCGGGTATATCGGTCGCGTCCACAAGCAAATGATGAACACAGTCGGCAATCATGTCGTGTTGGATCGTTATGGTGTGAGAGGCTTTCGAACCGATCAAATCATGATCCATATCCAGGACATCGAAGCCAAACAGAAGATCAGCCAAGCCAATTACTTATTCGTGTTCATCGGAACGAACGATTTCATCCAGGCCGCAAGAAGGGATCTAAACTCCATCAACGCTCAGGAAATGGAAGAGAAGCGGGCGTTATTTAAGGAAAATTTGACCCAATTGATTGCCCAAATTCGAACGGATAATCAATTTGCACCTATGATTCTGATTGGGATGTTCGATCCTTACACCAATTTGATCAATCATGATGAGCTGCATGGTATTCTAGAGAATTGGAACAGCGTTACGAAAGGGATGGTCCACGAATTTCCGAATACCTACTATGTATCAACAATTGATCTCTTCCTCAATAAGGATAGAGATCGGTATTTTAAAGATGTCATACATCCGAACCCTAGAGGGTACGAACTGATCTCCCAAAGGGTCATGCAGGATATGAAGCGTTACGGATTGATAAAC